Part of the Sulfurovum sp. TSL6 genome, TTGCAGTTGAATTTGTAGGAAAGACGATCCTAGGGGCACAAAGATGGATAGAGATCCCTGGTATAGGTATTACCATCCAGCCTTCAGAGTTCATTAAAGTCAGTGTTATCATGATGCTTGGATACCTTATAGGCAGAAATCCTCCGGGAGAGAAAGGGTATGGTATTTTAAATTTTATCAAACTTTCTATTGTTATCATCATTCCTTTTTTACTCATTGCTAAAGAACCGGACCTGGGTACGGCACTTGTATTGCTTATCACAGGGTATGGTATTTTATTTGTAGTAGGGATCAATTGGAAGATATGGGTTTCGATAGTCATCATTCTCGGGCTTAGCGCACCGCTGCTTTACAGTCAGTTAAAACCCTATCAAAAAAAGCGTGTGACCGACTTTATCGGAAAACCAAGTTACCATGTCAGACAAGCACTGATCGCTATAGGTTCAGGCGGTGTTGAAGGTAAAAGCAAGGAAGAGGCAACGCAAACACAACTGAAGTTCCTTCCTGTCTCTTCTACGGATTTCATCTTTGCTTACCTGGGAGAAAGATTCGGTTTTAAAGGGATGATCACTGTCATTGTACTCTATATGTTTCTCATCTTTAATTTACTCTATATTTCAGCCAAGCATACCACCGATTATCTGATCAAAGCTTTTGCCTCCGGGTTGGCATTTTTATTTTTTGTTTATATGGGTGTTAACATTTATATGGTTATCGGTCTGGCACCTGTAGTAGGCCTTCCTCTGCCTATGTTCAGTCATGGAGGGACCTCATTTATTATATTTGCTGTAATTTTTGGAATTTTACAAAATTTAATTGCATTTAAAGACTACAGTAGATATAATTCTGACTCGAAAATCAGCATGATTTCGAAAGACCAGCCATAGCACCTTACGGGTCGGTAGCTCAGTTGGTTAGAGCACTCGGCTCATAACCGAGTGGTCGGGAGTTCGAGTCTCCCCCGACCCACCACCATATAATCCCCTATACATCGAGTATTGTAAGTATTTTTAACTATTTTTTCCACAAATTTTTTCCACAAATTGATTTTAACATATCGTTAGAGTATAAAGCTTTTGATTTTTACTAAACATCTTTGGTTATTATAGTGTATGATTTTTGATGAAGGTCTATAAGAGATATGGTTAGTTCGAATCCCTCCCTGTCCCACACATGTCAATATCTATTTATCATCTAATATAAAGATTTTTAGACTCTTTCATGGTCTTATATTATGTATATTCATGGCTAGTGATATAACCTTAACAATTGATTCTTTAGCTTTTTGTGTAGAAGCTCTTATATTACCGTGCATAAAACTATTTCTATCCTCTTTAAGTTCATAAAGTGTTTTTATTAAATTAGGATCATATTTATGCTTTTCTAGTTTCTTAATTGCATCAGTAATATCTATTGCAGGTTCTCCTTTTAGATCATGTTTAATATGTACTTTGAGTACATTTTCAAATATTCTATATG contains:
- a CDS encoding FtsW/RodA/SpoVE family cell cycle protein codes for the protein MESWFDFDKRIFKHFSYLLMLQLIPLLVISSYLVNEINPYLFTKQMVYYFIAGIAFLVSVFIPWRQIIWWFVPIFYLGNLGLLIAVEFVGKTILGAQRWIEIPGIGITIQPSEFIKVSVIMMLGYLIGRNPPGEKGYGILNFIKLSIVIIIPFLLIAKEPDLGTALVLLITGYGILFVVGINWKIWVSIVIILGLSAPLLYSQLKPYQKKRVTDFIGKPSYHVRQALIAIGSGGVEGKSKEEATQTQLKFLPVSSTDFIFAYLGERFGFKGMITVIVLYMFLIFNLLYISAKHTTDYLIKAFASGLAFLFFVYMGVNIYMVIGLAPVVGLPLPMFSHGGTSFIIFAVIFGILQNLIAFKDYSRYNSDSKISMISKDQP